One Malania oleifera isolate guangnan ecotype guangnan chromosome 9, ASM2987363v1, whole genome shotgun sequence DNA segment encodes these proteins:
- the LOC131163932 gene encoding 3-isopropylmalate dehydratase small subunit 1-like has product MAAASSPASYALTSNPFTSANRPSSCCISSLKLPNTCSTIFPFKPLTSTPPGAPPPQPLTTIRGYTTTHAAGAAAAAPTATTFHGLCYVVGDNIDTDQIIPAEYLTLVPSKPDEYKKLGSYALIGLPSTYSTRLVEPGEFKSKYSIVIAGDNFGCGSSREHAPVALGASGIAAVVAESYARIFFRNSVATGEVYPLESEVRICEECRTGDVVTIELGDSRLINHTTGKEYKLKPIGDAGPVIEAGGIFAYARKTGMIPSVSA; this is encoded by the coding sequence ATGGCTGCTGCATCATCACCAGCTTCGTATGCTCTTACTTCAAACCCTTTCACCTCTGCCAATAGACCCTCCTCCTGCTGTATATCTTCTCTGAAGTTGCCCAACACCTGTTCGACCATTTTCCCCTTCAAACCTCTCACCTCCACACCCCCCGGAGCTCCACCTCCACAACCTCTCACCACCATTCGTGGCTACACCACGACCCACGCCGCCGGGGCGGCGGCTGCTGCCCCCACCGCCACTACTTTCCACGGTCTTTGCTATGTTGTTGGCGACAACATTGATACCGATCAAATCATCCCCGCGGAGTATCTGACCCTCGTTCCTTCTAAACCCGACGAGTACAAAAAGCTCGGATCCTACGCTCTCATTGGTCTTCCCTCCACGTACTCCACGCGCCTCGTCGAGCCTGGCGAATTCAAATCCAAGTACTCTATCGTTATCGCTGGCGACAATTTTGGGTGCGGCTCTTCGCGAGAGCATGCGCCAGTTGCGCTGGGCGCTTCTGGGATCGCTGCGGTTGTGGCCGAGTCCTATGCTCGGATATTTTTCCGCAACTCCGTGGCAACCGGAGAGGTTTACCCATTGGAATCCGAGGTTAGGATTTGCGAGGAGTGTAGGACTGGAGACGTGGTTACCATTGAGCTTGGTGATAGCCGTTTGATTAATCATACAACTGGAAAGGAATATAAGTTGAAGCCAATTGGTGATGCGGGGCCTGTAATTGAAGCTGGTGGGATTTTTGCCTACGCGAGGAAGACTGGGATGATTCCCTCCGTATCTGCTTGA